Part of the Bacteroidota bacterium genome is shown below.
TGATTTAACGATATTCCACGGTTACTTCTTAAAGCGGTTGTTTGTGAACGGACAAAGGGGAGTTGGACACTCAGGTTAGCATAAACGAAAAACTCATGGTTTAGGAAATTGCGTTCGGCAAACAAATTGAATAAAAATATAGAAGAAAGCGGAATATTTAAACCGATGCTCGCATTAGTGAATCTGTTTATTTTATGGTCAAAACGTCCGTTCAATAATATTGATGAAAATGAGGTGGCGCGGACGGTAACACCTGCTCGACTTGTAAAAACTGTTGTCCCATATCCAATTTGCGTATATCTGGTAACTGCGTAATCAATAGAATGTGTTCTAAAATTTGCACCAAAACTTAAATTGAATCCAACCTCTTCACCGCTCTCCAGTATATTTCGTGTTACAATTCCATTAAAAAGAACAAATGGATAATTGGAATAGAGTGGAACCTGGAAAGTTAAATTATTTGAATATTTTATGTTCCGCGAATTAAGTACTTTATTTTTTGCATACAAATAATTTTGCAGACCAAAATCAATTTGATTCCATGTCTGCCAAAAGAGATTTATTTGAGATTTAATAAATGGCGAAAATTGCGCCGTTCCGTAGAAATTGTCAGTTAACCTTACCGTAGAAAATGTATAAGGGAAAAATTTATCTTTAAAATTTTTTCTTTCAGAATATTCTATTCCGGTTCCTAATGTAATTCGTTCCGTTGCCCCATATTGTACTTCGCCCGAACTATAAAGTGGATAACCTTTTATGCGTAATTTCCCAAATGCAAATCTATAATCGATTGTACCTGCAGGTAACATCGACGAAGGTATAATTACATATTTCCGGTTTATATATTCTTGTCCATATATATCGTATTTTCGTTCTATAATCTGATTATAACCAAAATAAAGATTAGAGGTTACGTTAAAAGAAGTATCTCGATCGGTAGAAAGGTATATTGGCGTCATTCCTAAAGGATAATAGGAGTATTCTTGATTAGCGCCTATTTCGGCAAAGGTCGTGATACTACCAAATTTTTGTCGCCTCTCCGGAGGTGTATTCGTAACGCTGACTCCCCAAAGATTACCTCCAACATTATAACTTCGCTGAATGTCGCCTAGTGTGATTAGTTGGACAAAACGGCTATTAAAAAAAGGAAATTTGATGTTTGCACGTATATCTCGTTTTTTAATAGTTTTAAAGATTTCTCCTTTAATTGAAGTTTCTAAATCACCACCGAAAACTTGTGCACCTCCTTTTAGATTGTATTTATAACGAAAATCTTCATTTGGGTTTTTTATTACCGATATATTATATCCTAAAGCGCCAGCATTAAATATATTGAAACTTTTTTCCAAATGTAATTCAGGTTCTGAATAAATTCTTTCTAATTGTCGTAGGTAATTTTTTTGCCGGGCTCTTTTTTGTAATTCCGGGAAATATTTATTGCTTTTTAGCATAATCTCTACTCGCCGGTCATCATACCTTATATCTAAACCAAATAACTCTCTATAAACCGTTTCTTCTAAAAATAAATCACGACTATTATTTATGATTTCATCATGAAACAAATCAATCTTTAGTTTTCGATACCGGGCAGTAAGGTTTTCTGTATCAATTTCGAAAGTAGAGTCCTTCGATATAAAATAACCTTTTAATATAGTTTTATCCGGGTTGGCATCTACCTTGATCCTGAGAATATTAAATAAAGAGATTATTGGAATAAATACTTTTTCATCTTTTTTTAAAATTTCAATTTCAAAATGACCTAATCTCTTTTCATAAATATTTACAAAAAGTGAATCAATATTCCCCCTTTGCGCAAAAATATAATTCGATAATAATAATAATACACAAAACTTTAAAATGATTAAAATGTCAGATTTTTTTAATCCCATTATTCAATATTGATACTATACTTCCACGTTTTAGGTTCAGATTTTATCACGTACTTACTTGCATCATCCATTCGTTTAGATTCAGCAACGGTTTTAACTATGTAAATCCCTTTGGGAAGATCGCTTATATCTATTTTTGAAGTAATTGTTATATCTTTATAAACCACTAAATTCTGGTCATACTTCTTTACAATTTTTCCCTTGCTATCGCCAAATTCAAAATGCATCCTCCCCCAGTAGGAACTGTTACCGAATCTTTGATATTTAGCCGTGAAAATCAATTCCTTTTTGGATATTCTAATATCTGGCTTGTCAATTATATCAACCGAAGTTGATACTTTTCCTTTCCGATAATGAATTGGAATAGATTGTTGATTTACGATTTCTAAACCGACTTGGGCTTGTTCTTGTTTATCCGTTAAGAGTTTTGGTTCCAATTTTGATGGTTTAGAAAAAATTGAAATGCGTGACCAATATTCATTATCTCTGAGCGTTGAGGGTGGCGCTACGATAACCCGAACGTATCGTTTTTCCGAAGGTTTTAGTAATAACCTATTCGGATATAATGTTGTCCACTCATCCAAAGACTGATCGTCAATGGTAATTTCCTCAGGTGTTTTTATGTATATATTGTTTGTATCATCCGATGTTACATAGCCGTACTTAATTTCGAGCCAAACTTCAATTTCTTTATCCGTTACATTCAATACATCAAACGATGTTGATCGTCGAGGCTCATCAATAAATAGTAAAGTTGGTGAAACTCTTACATTTGCCGTAGCAAAATTAATAACCGTGAAAAGAAAGGATATAATTATTAATGTTTTTTTTAGATTCATAAAATATTTTCACAGACGCTGATATTAAAAAGAGGTGCCTAAACTTTTGTTTCGACACCTCTTTGCTTATTAAACTACTACCGTATTATAAATTATTATAGTCCGGTATATGATACGTTTGCAACAATGACGCCAAAGAATTCTACTCCAGGAACTGCGGCGGGAACTGTAAGTGTCATTTCAGGGGCGAATAATGCATCGGCACCACCAAAACCAACATTTACTGTAAATGGAGCGTTTGGATTGAATGGAAGTGCATTTGCATAATCTGCACCTGGAACGAACCAAGCTTTTGGGAATGATACAGGTAACGCACCAAATTCACCAATTAAAGCTGAAGGTAGAATCATCGAGATGGTGATGGATGAACCGGGTGTTAAACCACCGAGTATAAATTCTGTCCATGCGCTTGGATCCGCAGGAGCTGTTGGATCTGTTAAGCTTACATATTTCCAAGCACCTTCTACTGCATCCAAATAAACCTGGTACGTATAACCACGGTTTAGATCTTCGAGTAAGAATTCAGCTGGGTCTAATGTGAAACCGTCTAATACTACAGCTCCAATCGGTGCCCAAGTTGTTGCACTACCAGTGGTTTGCGCACTTGTTAATCCTACGAATACTAGAACTAATAATAAGGAAAACATTAATTGTTTCATTTTGTAACTCCTTTAAATTTGTTATTTGTTTTTGTTAATTGTGTTAATTGTGGGTTAAGTGTTAATTAATTAATTGTGAATCTGTTAGTTTGTAATTTTAATATTATCATTTTTTTACTAAATGTCAAGTGTTTTTTCAATTTTTAAAAAATATTTTTTAAACTCTTCAAGCCATCCGGAGGCTGACCAAAAAGTCTGTTTTCTCGATACGTTCGCTTTGCGAACACTCGAAAACCGGCAAGATAAGCAGGTTCTCGAGTTCGATTTCGTAGAAATCGAGTAACGAGAGAACTTATTAGTCAACCTCACAGGGTGGGGTCATTTCATCAAGACCATTTTCTTCATAATCGCTGTTTTTGCACCGGTTTCTAAACCTTCGGCAGTCAAGCGATATATATATACGCCCGACGATAAGCTGCTTGCATCGAACGATACGTATTCAGGTCCGTAGCTTAATTCTTCTCGATTAATCAAAGTTGCCACTTCCTGACCCAACATATTGTAAACCTTTAATGTAACAATAGCATCTTCGGGTAAGCTGAACTCAATTGTTGTAGTCGGGTTGAACGGGTTTGGATAATTCTGGTTCAACACAAAATTTTCAGGAATTTCAACCGGTGAAGGTGTTGGATTGCTGATAGCTGCAAGTGTTCCGGGCCGTAAGAATGGAACTGAGGCTAATGCTTTTACACCACTTAATTTTAAGGTTGCTGCAAAACCGAGTGGCTTTGCAGTATCAATTGCGCCAGTGAAAGCACCATTAATTGCTGCCACCACGGCATTAAGATTTGCATAATCAAATGCAAGGTCTTCAATTGTCATCTTTGGGTCGGCTTCTATCGCAATAGTGTTCAACGTCTTTCCGTCTAAATCATTACCTGGATTATGGTATTTAAGTTCACCTAAACCATTCGGGATATAATTATTTGCACTTGCATTTAAGTTAAATTTAAATGCAATAAGGTTTGCCATTAACACGTTATTGTGTTTCGATTGGGGAGCTGCTTTTAATTCTTTAACCCAAGGCTTACCACCAAATAATAATAATGCACCTGGAGTTCCACTATGATTTACACCCTTTTCGTTAAGAGTTTTTAGCATATCTTTGAATGATAGCATCTTCAACTTGCCTGTGCCAATTGCAATACCGGCAGTTGGGAACATTTCAGCCACTACGTTGCCGTAGCTTGGCATCGGTAAACGGGGCATATTTAATGTAAATGCACTTCCCGGAGCTACACCCATTACAAGTTTAGCTGGTTTTAAAGCAGGCAACCACCAGTATTTACCTTTTTGTTGTTTACCTTTTGCAGCCCAGGCGTGAATTGTAACAACATCGCCCTCTGTTAAATCGGCTGGGAATGTATAATCAAATTTCTTTGCTGCATTATCAATTGCTGGTAATATTGTATAAGCGGTTGTTGCAACATCGTTTAACTTCACTACATGAGGAAATGAAAGAGGATTATTAAGTAAAGGACTGCCCCATTCGACATGCAATTTATTGAATGGCCCACCTGCAGGAACTGTGAAATTAACTGAAAATTCAACTTTATCGGCTTTGCGCTTTACAAGTTTTTGGAGTTTACCACCTGTCAGAGTAACTAATTCGTTTGCAGTAAATGTGCGGAACATTGTACCAGCACCGGCGTCGGCTTGAACAGGAATTACAGTAGAATAATCACCCGCATTGTGCGATAATGTAATATCTCCGTTGTAAGAACCACTGACTATTGGGGCGAATGATACTGTTAATTCGAAAGTTTCTGATGGAGCTACTACTTCGGGACCTACTGAGCTAATCGCAAATAAAGGATCAGAAGTTGAAATTTCATCTATGTTTAAATTACGATCGCCCGTATTTGTAACTGTGAAAACTTGTTGAGCTGTTAAACCGATTAAAACAGTTCCGAAATTTTTTGATGTAGGATCGACATTAATACCTGCGGCATTTGTTGTGCGAATTATTTTTAAAACAAATGGTTCATTGGAAAAAGGACCAGGTATAGTTATTGAAGTTTGTGTAAGCATATTGGCTACGTAGAGTCTTTCGGGATAAGGATCCGAGATACTTTCGTGTGTCATTATCTTTAAAAAGCCCGAACTGCTTGATAAACCTGCGGGCCACGATAACGTAACCGATCCATGTAATACACCGGTTTGCACTGTAACATTCCATGTATCTAATTGATCGCCTGAATGTTTAAGTCTGATATCAGAGAGAGAGCCCGCCAAAAGATAGCTGCCGGTAAAACGTGCGTCAAAAATGCCTTCATTGGGGGGAGGCATCGGAGGTAATTCTCTTTCTCTTGGAAATAAAATTGAATCGAGACCTGCTGTTGCAGATGGATGCAAACCAAAATCAAGAACAACACTGTTTACACCGTCTGATACAGTCAGATTAATAATGGGCTGAGCATTTACAGCTTGACCGAGGAAAAAAGCTAGAGTCAAAACACTCAACACGGAAAACATGATAATTTTTTTCATAATACCCTCACTTATTGTTGATAGTTATTATTGTTAGTTGATTATTTAATTAGTTTCATAAAGTTTTTATTTAGATACTGTCGGAAGGAGCAACCTTCCGACAGTATAAGATACTAATTATTTACTTTAACATCAAGGCTTTGCGGACAGCCGAGAAGCCATCGCTTGTCATTTTGATAAAGTAAACACCGCTCGGTGCAATGTGCCCTTGCGAGTTTTGACCGTTCCATTCAACTGAATGATATCCGGCATCTTTCATTCCGTCGAACAAAGTAGCTACTTTGCTGCCTAATATGTCGTAAACTGTTACTTCTACACGAGCATTTTTAGGCATTGCAAATTCGAACTTAGTCGAAGGGTTGAAAGGATTAGGATAGTTTTGACCTAACATAAACTCGGTCGGTAATCCTTTCGAGTCAATCGTCAAAATAATCGAAGAAGCTTGAAGAATTTGTTTGCTTCCCTTCTCGCCGCTTAACGAGATTGTCGATTGTTTTTTACCTTCGCTTGAATTTTCGACGAAGAAGCTGCGTGTGCGGTTAGCTAAATTCCAACTTATAGTTATTGGGTAAGCATCAGCATTAATGTTAATTGGATACTGAAGCGTTCCTTCGAACTGTGCAGGATAAGCTTCTACTAATCGTTGTGATGCGAATCGAACATCGAGAACTCCTGCCGGTGGACTTGGTGGTAATGTGTAATAAGCAACCGGGAAATTACCATCAGTGTTTTCACCGAAGTATAAAGTTTGGCTGTTATTGAATTTATCAGTTATTGTAATGCTGTTAAACTTGCTTAATTCGGCAAGCTCTGTTTCTTCCTTCGCTAATGTTGTAGCTTGAAGTTTTAATACACCAGCATTTTTAACTTTTATCCAATAACCAAAACCGGGACGAATTTGTGTTGCAGTTGCATAACCGCTGGCACCATATTCATAGTAAGGTGAAGAAATGTTATCGGCAGGTTCTGAAGTAATAGCTGAAACACTTGTAGGCTTAATTATCGAGCCAATCATATTCCAACCCGGGGTAACCGGGAATTCTGTTTCATACACAAATCCACCAAAAATCGAGAATGTTGAGGCAGCGGGGAATTTAAGCCAATAAGCAGGTCCTAATGTTAATGTCGTATCGATTGCGTACGCACCGCTGCGGTATGTGAATGCATTAGATGTCGCTGTTGGGAAAAGGTTTGTCTTGGAATCTGTTCTACGAACAGGTATCGAAACCATATTCCACCCTGTACGAACGCTTACTTCATCTGTCAAATCTGAGTCGAGGCAGATTGCACGCACTAAATTACGCAACACAATTCGATTGCTTGGACCCACAGGTTTCCACCAATAATCTTCTCTTAAAGCATGCCATGTATTGCCATAATTTTCCGAGAAGAAACTGCGATTGTTTGGATCGTAAATCTTATATGGCATTGGATAGTAATCGGTTCCTTGAGGGAAGCTTCTACCCGTTGTTTTTAATGCTGACCGTAAATAGTAAGATATTGTGACCCAAAAATCTTGTCCTGCAGTAAACAATAGTTCTTGGTCTATCGGGAAACTAACCCACTGCGAAGCTGATGTTCGGACGAAATAGGGAAAACCTTCCGGTGTATTAGGGAGATACGATTTACTCCATAGAATTGAGCCTGAACTACTGTCGTCGATGCCCGGATTTCGGACAGTCACCACAATTGAGTCAGCTAATGTATCTCTGAACGAAGTTGTGAAAACGACATCGGCGCTTAGTAAACGCGTGCTACGAGGTGCAGTAAACCGAACACCTGTAGTTAGGTCGTATCTAGCACTATCTACAGCCCAGTTGGTATCATGAGTATCATTAGAATCATCGTATGCAATTGCGAAAGAATTACTCTGATGTGCTCGTAATTTCATTGAGATTGTATCATTGGTATAGTTGATATCACCAGTTAATGTGGGCCATACTTTTAAATCGTATGTACCAATTGCGGTTGGTGTTAAATTTAATTTAAGCACTTCTTTTTTGTTATAGGCAAGTCCTGCGGGTCGACTGAGAAATTCGATTGGACCATCATTAATCGAATATCGTAACAAATATGCACCAGAGGTTGGATCGCCACCTACGTTTGCTACTTTAGTCTCCCAATTTATAACTGGAATATATGGAGTACCAGTAGTTTTAGGTTGAATAGTCGGGTTTATTTGAGCCACATACTCAAGAG
Proteins encoded:
- a CDS encoding FlgD immunoglobulin-like domain containing protein, coding for MLKIVLSVMAVLILTGMAFSQDVMRIVPQSDLIDQGPVNDNFKYPVMKNAPKKVMPDYFAPPSGRGVFTGITGYWDYQSNGGAIDYLEVSPNDPNQVHAIMMVATDSGSTVVINASRRTAYNFSSDGGETWGTTPEILNIGPFPRSGYPQMTIENVGGVYLTNVVNHATHPTPLDEENPLATTISLQQLLFGGFGDARYAQYEFPTNSAIWPMVKVAANGNNVVLAGRQNPPGGVYVTTFNVNTFEAWTPIDTLSGGARPAMAVSPGGKVALGWFGSPGTSDTYTIYFKESNDNGVTWGPQDSISKEVNGYVGFTGFDMSYVGEKLYIVSMGAGFVGTSISYASSRIRIWDSESRTSRIVIDSVNFPFLAKTMKYSQSGHFLSFTFPAISKSATGTRLFVLCDAFMQGVTDSKGFNYSDVIYTYSDDGGFTWADVKNLTRTSDLDERYVTISNFNPIINDSSWMYFGFQEDRVPGRNIVVPDGDSRPVSKNAFKFMRLNTDYIPTKDLIVINVDLVNYTEEQLHAVDVPESVKVIIKNDGLEANPSTVTITFKGNSLPVNENDGVKQVFNPVWGGLGGKYAYLKFSTLFIPKFASRDTTVFVCIFYTGDEDPSTNDGKKVISILPRKDLALEYVAQINPTIQPKTTGTPYIPVINWETKVANVGGDPTSGAYLLRYSINDGPIEFLSRPAGLAYNKKEVLKLNLTPTAIGTYDLKVWPTLTGDINYTNDTISMKLRAHQSNSFAIAYDDSNDTHDTNWAVDSARYDLTTGVRFTAPRSTRLLSADVVFTTSFRDTLADSIVVTVRNPGIDDSSSGSILWSKSYLPNTPEGFPYFVRTSASQWVSFPIDQELLFTAGQDFWVTISYYLRSALKTTGRSFPQGTDYYPMPYKIYDPNNRSFFSENYGNTWHALREDYWWKPVGPSNRIVLRNLVRAICLDSDLTDEVSVRTGWNMVSIPVRRTDSKTNLFPTATSNAFTYRSGAYAIDTTLTLGPAYWLKFPAASTFSIFGGFVYETEFPVTPGWNMIGSIIKPTSVSAITSEPADNISSPYYEYGASGYATATQIRPGFGYWIKVKNAGVLKLQATTLAKEETELAELSKFNSITITDKFNNSQTLYFGENTDGNFPVAYYTLPPSPPAGVLDVRFASQRLVEAYPAQFEGTLQYPININADAYPITISWNLANRTRSFFVENSSEGKKQSTISLSGEKGSKQILQASSIILTIDSKGLPTEFMLGQNYPNPFNPSTKFEFAMPKNARVEVTVYDILGSKVATLFDGMKDAGYHSVEWNGQNSQGHIAPSGVYFIKMTSDGFSAVRKALMLK
- a CDS encoding carboxypeptidase-like regulatory domain-containing protein, translating into MGLKKSDILIILKFCVLLLLSNYIFAQRGNIDSLFVNIYEKRLGHFEIEILKKDEKVFIPIISLFNILRIKVDANPDKTILKGYFISKDSTFEIDTENLTARYRKLKIDLFHDEIINNSRDLFLEETVYRELFGLDIRYDDRRVEIMLKSNKYFPELQKRARQKNYLRQLERIYSEPELHLEKSFNIFNAGALGYNISVIKNPNEDFRYKYNLKGGAQVFGGDLETSIKGEIFKTIKKRDIRANIKFPFFNSRFVQLITLGDIQRSYNVGGNLWGVSVTNTPPERRQKFGSITTFAEIGANQEYSYYPLGMTPIYLSTDRDTSFNVTSNLYFGYNQIIERKYDIYGQEYINRKYVIIPSSMLPAGTIDYRFAFGKLRIKGYPLYSSGEVQYGATERITLGTGIEYSERKNFKDKFFPYTFSTVRLTDNFYGTAQFSPFIKSQINLFWQTWNQIDFGLQNYLYAKNKVLNSRNIKYSNNLTFQVPLYSNYPFVLFNGIVTRNILESGEEVGFNLSFGANFRTHSIDYAVTRYTQIGYGTTVFTSRAGVTVRATSFSSILLNGRFDHKINRFTNASIGLNIPLSSIFLFNLFAERNFLNHEFFVYANLSVQLPFVRSQTTALRSNRGISLNQNISGLIIGSTQSWDILFQSRAPIRRGYFLTRSFYDDNYNGIKDKSERYFQNVHVTAERLGSFGGAPTSEYDEETYLTSGEYYRDYVFRVRMRDLDEPFWVPLYDGISMRAEPNKLKTLNIPIVSGGIIKGAVTTTGGSPVQALTVILTKEGQTIGTGKNKLEKVTKTNSLGEFEFPAIPKGTYLVKLNDDYLRSMSFIAEPALQTVELTGEPGSEYVDVFFRVKELK
- a CDS encoding choice-of-anchor D domain-containing protein; this translates as MKKIIMFSVLSVLTLAFFLGQAVNAQPIINLTVSDGVNSVVLDFGLHPSATAGLDSILFPRERELPPMPPPNEGIFDARFTGSYLLAGSLSDIRLKHSGDQLDTWNVTVQTGVLHGSVTLSWPAGLSSSSGFLKIMTHESISDPYPERLYVANMLTQTSITIPGPFSNEPFVLKIIRTTNAAGINVDPTSKNFGTVLIGLTAQQVFTVTNTGDRNLNIDEISTSDPLFAISSVGPEVVAPSETFELTVSFAPIVSGSYNGDITLSHNAGDYSTVIPVQADAGAGTMFRTFTANELVTLTGGKLQKLVKRKADKVEFSVNFTVPAGGPFNKLHVEWGSPLLNNPLSFPHVVKLNDVATTAYTILPAIDNAAKKFDYTFPADLTEGDVVTIHAWAAKGKQQKGKYWWLPALKPAKLVMGVAPGSAFTLNMPRLPMPSYGNVVAEMFPTAGIAIGTGKLKMLSFKDMLKTLNEKGVNHSGTPGALLLFGGKPWVKELKAAPQSKHNNVLMANLIAFKFNLNASANNYIPNGLGELKYHNPGNDLDGKTLNTIAIEADPKMTIEDLAFDYANLNAVVAAINGAFTGAIDTAKPLGFAATLKLSGVKALASVPFLRPGTLAAISNPTPSPVEIPENFVLNQNYPNPFNPTTTIEFSLPEDAIVTLKVYNMLGQEVATLINREELSYGPEYVSFDASSLSSGVYIYRLTAEGLETGAKTAIMKKMVLMK